In Sylvia atricapilla isolate bSylAtr1 unplaced genomic scaffold, bSylAtr1.pri scaffold_92_arrow_ctg1, whole genome shotgun sequence, the genomic stretch GTGGTCCCCATCCCGGGGGTCTCTAAGGTCCCCACCCCGGGGGTCTCTGAGGTCCCCATCCCGGGGGTCTCTGAGGTCCCCACCCCGGGGGTCTCTGTGgtccccatcccaggggtctCTGAGGTCCCCATCCCGGGGGTCTCTAAGGTCCCCACCCCGGGGGTCTCTGTGGTCCCCACCCCGGGGGTCTCTAAGGTCCCCATGCCGGGGGTCTCTGAGGTCCCCATGCCGGGGGTCTCTGTGGTCCCCACCCCGGGGGTCTCTGTGGTCCCCACCCCGAGGGTCTCTGAGGTCCTTATCCCGGGGGTCTCTAAGGTCCCCATCCCGGGGGTCTCTGAGGTCCCCACCCCGGGGGTCTCTGTGGTCCCTATCCTGGTGGTCTCTAAGGTCCCCACCCCGGGGGTCTCTGTGgtccccatcccaggggtctCTGAGGTCCCCACCCCGGGGGTCTCTGTGGTCCCCATCCCGGGGGTCTCTGTGgccccatcccaggggtctCTGTGgtccccatcccaggggtctCTGAGGTCCCCACCCCGGGGGTCTCTGAGGTCCCCACCCCGGGGGTCTCTGAGGTCCCCATCCCGGGGGTCTCTGTGgccccatcccaggggtctCTGTGGCCCCATCCCGGGGGTCTCTAAGGTCCCCATCCCGGGGGTCTCTGAGGTCCCCACCCCGGGGGTCTCTAAGGTCCCCACCCCGGGGGTCTCTGTGGCCCTATCCCGGGGGTCTCTAAGGTCCCCACCCCGGGGCTCCTGGTCCCTCTGGTCCCCACAGTTCCAGTGTCCAAACCCCCTGGAATCAGAGCCCCTGTGACCCGCCGTGGGCTCCCAGCACTGACCCCCACCCCAGCAATCCTCCTCTCGTTGACACCCCAAATCCACAagtttttcactcttttttccctcttctccttccagcaTCCCCCCGAAAACCCCGCTGGAGGAGGTGACAaggccacccctgccatggctgggagaggggacaccGTTTGTGGGGGTGAGTGTGACATTTGGGGGGCTGGACCCTCACTGTTAGAAACCCACTGGTGTAAATACACCTGTGAAAAACGAGTTccactctttcttttttaaaaaagttataagtttaataaaaaaattaagaaaatattgttttaaatatgaaaagtaTGAAGAAGTCTATGAATATGCAACAAGCTGATGCGTATAAAAAGTGTTTCCAAGTTAATAAATGTGCTTTTAGCTAAATTCCAACCCCCCAGCCATAACcctgggttttatttctgtctcctaattatctctttattaaactttttaaaattttgtggggggaaaaaaaagctcaaacCCTCATTTTTCACCCTCCTTTTGCATTCCCACAGCCCCCGAGGAGGTGTCCCCAGGAGTGACCCTCAGTGACAGCCTCATTGTCACCAGGATGAGGTGAGGGCCCCACAGAGCCtgatataatataatataatataatataatataatataatataatataatataatataatacaatataatataatataacataacataatataatgtaatgtaatataatgtaatgtaatataatataatgtaatgtaatataatataatacaacacaatataatacaatataatggattgtaatgtaatataatataatttattttatactatatattattattactatatTATAATTCAATATATAATGATTATATTATGCtatgttatattatattatattatactACATTACATTATACTATACTATATTATATTACATTCTATTTgataatattatataatattatacTATagaatatattattataatattataGTGTAATATGTAAGGATTATACTATTATATTATACTATAccatatataatataatacaatataatataatgttatattatattatattatactatattatattatattatacatCACATCTAATATATTATAATGTTATATTACACTATACTATATAATAATTATTGCTATATTATAATTTAATACACAATGATTATATTGCATTATATTATACTATACTGTACTAcactatactatactatactacactatacaatataatataatataatataacataatataatttaataaaatataatataatacaatataatataatatagcTGTTTTTTGCATATATATTCACATTGTACACACAGTGTTTCAGTTAACAGCTTTGATGTGTGAGTGGTTTTATTCAGActtttgtgagggttttttatttctgctgttaacaAAGCTAAAAAATAATGGCAAGGTGAGTAATATATAACTGTTTAATATCATTGATGTAGAATTGATATCATTGCTATTTTCGTTTGTTTATttgtaatatatatttaataagaTAAAACTgcttaatattttcagtatatAATTAATAGAGAATATAGTCTATAAATAGGCCAAAAAATGatacaataatttaaaaaaaatgaaaattaaacacCACCAGTGTGCTCTTGGCTGAATGCTGAGCACCCAGCTGTTTAACCCTTGCCTTGATCTCTCTCTCCTATTGTCCATTGActaaaacttttaaattttaccccccaaaaaaccaaaaaaaaaccccaaaaaccctaAAAGATCCCCCAAAACCCAGCTTTTTGaccctgggctggcaggggagggggctcagggcaccccagggaccccccagctctgggtttgTGCCCCTTTAGGTGCAGGGGGCCGCTGCCCACCCCGAGCATCCGCCTGGACAGGGAGAACATCTCCTGCATCGGGGAGCTCCGCAGGCTGGagggcatccacagcctctACCTGCAGCAGGtacagggctgggagggctctTCTGCTCCTGGGGGGGCACAGACACCCCAATTCTGATCCTGGGGGGGCACAGAGACCCCAATTCTGCTCCTGGGGGGGCAGAGACACCCCAATTCTGATCCTGGGGGGGCAGAGATACCCCAATTCTGCTCCTGGGGGGGCAGAGATACCCTAATTCTGATCCTGGGGGGGGCAGAGACACCCCAATTCTGCTCCTGGGGGGGCAGAGATACCCCAATTCTGATCCTGGGGGGGCAGAGATACCCAATTCTGCTCCTGGGGGGGCAGAGATACCCTAATTCTGATCCTGGGGGGGCAGAGATACCCTAATTCTGATCCTGAGGGGTGCAAACACCCTAATTCTGATCCTGGGGGGCACAGACACCCCAATTCTGATCCTGGGGGGGGCAGATACCCCAATTCTGCTCCTGGGGGGGCAGAGATATCCCAATTCTGCTCCTGGGGGGCACAGAGATACCCCAATTCTGATCCTGAGGGGTGCAAACACCCTAATTATGATCCTGGGGGGGCACAGACACCCCAATTCTGCTCCTGGGGGGCACAGAGACCCCAATTCTGCTCCTGGGGGGGCACAGACACCCCAATTCTGTTCCTGGGGGGTCACAGACATCCCCAGTTCTGCTCCTGTTTTCCCTCCCCAGTATCCAGAAGGGAACAGTTCCCCTCCAGCCAGAAGAGTTTTCTCTCAGTGACCCCCCCCAGACCCAGCCCTGGAGATCTCCCATCCAATTCCAACCCCCCTGGAATTCCAGTGTCCTGAATTTTGGGATCTCTCCATGTCCCCCCCACCCCATTCCCTCTCCAGAATCTCCTGTGTTGCCCCCCAGGATTGGTTGTTCCcaaaaatgtgattattttccCCCCTCATGCAGCATATAAAACCACCTCAGaatgttgggtttttgtggtttttttcctattttatttcctagaaCAAAATTCAGAAGATTGAGAATTTGGAGTCTTTTCCCAACCTGAGGTacagcagctcccactcccAAGGATTTCCTTGGCTCCCCTCggctggggaaaggggaaatgtCCCCAAGAAATGTCCCCAAGGGGGCTGTGCCATCCCCCCTGaccctccctgtgctctccaggtTCCTCTGCCTGGCCAGGAATCGCATCCAGAGGGTGGAAAACCTCcaatccctgccccagctgagcGCCCTGGACCTGTCCCGAAACCTGATCCAGGTGCTGGACAcaggtgagcagcaggaggggatcCAGGGTTTGGGAAATTCAGAttgtgaggagcaggaaagaaTCCAGGATTTGGtaaagaggaggaagggatCCAGGATTTGTGGGATTCAGATtgtgaggagcaggaagggatCCAGGATTTGTGGGATTCATGttgtgaggagcaggaaagaaTCCAGGATTtggtgaggagcaggaagggatCCAGGGTTTGTGGGATTCAGAttgtgaggagcaggaaagaaTCCAGGATTTGTGGGATTCACAttgtgaggagcaggaaaggatCCAGGATTTGTGGGATTCAcatccctgcctcagtttccctggctgtgggggTGAAGTGCTGCTTTGGGGAGTTTGCCTGAGGAGCGAGGGATGAGCTGGGggagttttggggattttggagCAGGGATTTTTGGCTGGAGCCTCTCTGTGcttccctctgtccctttgcagaggagctgccccGCAGCCTCCGGATCCTGGACCTGACAGGGAACGAGTGCACCTGGCAGGAGGGATACAggtgaggcaggagagggaaaacaatCCCAAAAAAAAACTGGGAGAAGCCTCGGGCTGATCGAATTGTGGCTTTTCAGtagctccaggagagctgggaaagggattTTGGACGagggatggagtgacaggacaagggggaatggatcCACATTGCCAGAGgagatattgggaaggaattcctgcctggaagggtggggagggggtgggatggaattcccagaggagctgtggctgcccctggatccctggaagtgtcccaggacAGTTGGGAGCACGCTGGGacagtggaatgtgtccctggatggagctggatgggatttgaagtcccttcccacccaaaccattccatgaaaTATCAAACACAGCCTGGCCCACCAAACCCCAGGAATGGCAATCCCTGCTCTCCAAACCCCAGGGAATTCAATCCCTGCTCTCCAGTCCTCAGGAATGTCAATCCCTGCTCCCCAATCCTTAGGGATTCAAATCCCTGCTCTCCAAACCCCAGGGAATTCAATCCCTCCTCTCCAACCCTCAAGGATTTGAATCCCTCCTCTCCAATCCTCAGGGAGGTCAATCCCTCCTCTCCAACCCTGAGGGATTTGAATCCCTGCTCTCCAAACCCCAAGGAATTCAATCCCTACTCTCCAAACCCCAGGGATTTGAATCCCTCCTCTCCAATCCTCAGGAATGCCAATCCCTGCTCTCCAAACCCCAAGGAATTCAATCCCTGCTCTCCAATCCCTGGGGATTTGAATCCCTGCTCTCCAATCCCCGGGGATTGGAATCCCTGCTCTCCATCCTTCCCAGGCTCTGGTGGGCTGAGGCAGCACAGGACACCCACTCCCCAACCCCACGGctgcagaaaaatctctttcccttcctcttttcccGGCAGGGATCAGGTGTTGGGAGCCCTGccgcagctcctgcagctggattCCCAACCCATCCGTGCCAACGCGGCTCGGAAAGAGGCGGGAcgagcctccagcagcagcgaggaggaggaggaagaggaggaagacgCGGGTCTGCTGCTCCCcgtgctgagcagctccttcaCCGTGGACCAAGGTGCCTCCTGGGGACGGGGACACTCCGGGCACGCTCAGGGAATTCCTGGAATTCCTATCCTCCTCTCCGTTGTCTCCTCCCCGGCAGATTTTTTCGCCGACGTGCACAGGGAGCTGGCGGGGCGGgctcagaggaggaggaggaggaggaagagtttGGAGGAGCATCAAGCTCGGCtgttggagctgctggagcgcCGCGCTGTGCTGCAGCGCCCCGGGCAGGACACAGCCCGTCGgtgccagccctgtccccaagggACACGGCTGTCACCTCTGCCACCGTCCTGCGGCTCCCAGCGAGCTCCCGGAGCCATCCAGCCTCCAGGCAAAGGTCTGGAAAAAGAGACTCGTGCCAAAGGAGCGGGGAATGGGTAATTATCCCAAATAtccccgcagcagcagcagcagcagcagctagGAATAAAGTCTTTATTCCTACCCAAATCCCACCGCCCTCCAGCCATCCTGAGGGGTTGGGAATGGGGAAAAGCACACCCAGGActcccaatcccatcccacaTCCTCATCCTTCCCTTGGCACCTCCTCCCAGGCCGTGGCCACCTCTGGGTGCTTTCCCCAGGGGTAaactgggagctggggaaggtttTGTGACTCCCTCTCCCCGAAAAAACCCCTCAGCCCACTCACCTGTGTGGGGTTTTAGGTGTAAAACTTCATCTCGGCCTCCACGCAGTCGAAGAAGAGGTCGgccagctcctcagggcaggggggtgacagtcccctccagcagctccctcatcCCCTGcaggccctgctgctccagctcctgcagcgtctgcagcagctgctggccccGCTCCTGGGGGGATTGGGGTGGGGAGAGAGAGTTCAGGGGGTCTGGAAACATCCCAGGGTGGGATCAGACAGCTCAGAGGGTCTGGTCCTGTTGTAGGGTGGGATCAGAGAGCTCAGGGGGGCTGGAAACATCCCAGGGTGGGATCAGAGAGCTCAGGGGGTCTGGAAACATCCCAGGGTGGGATCAGAGAGCTCAGGGGGGCTGGAAACATCCCAGGGTGGGATCAGAGAGCTCAGAGGGTCTGGTCCTGTTGTAGGGTGGGATCAGAGAGCTCAGGGGGTCTGGAAGCATCCCAGGGTGGGATCAGAGAGCTCAGGGAGTTTGATCCCATTGCAGGGTAGGGAAGCATCTGTGGGGTCTGCGGGGTCTGCAGGGTCTGTTTGGTCTTTGGGGTCTGCAAGGTCTGGGGGGGTCCTGTGGGGTCTCTGGGGCCTGCAGGGTCTTTGGGGGCCTGttggggtctgtggggtctCTGGTGTCTCTGGGGTCTGTGGTGTCTCTGGGGTCTCCGGGGTCTGTGGTGTCTCTGGGGTCTGCAGGGTCTCGGGGTCTCTGGTGTCTCTGGTGTCTCTGGGATCTGCAGGGTCTCTGGGATGTGTGAGGTATCTGGCATCtttggggtctgtggggtctCTGAGgtctgtggggtctgtggggtctCTGGGGTCTGGGATCTGTGGTGTCTCTGGGGTCTCTGGTGTCTGGTGTCTGTGGGGTCTGGGGTCTGTGGTGTCTGGTGTCTGCAGGGTCTCTGGGGTCTGTAAGGTCTCTGGTGTCTCTGGGGTCTGCAGGGTCTCTGGTGTCTGTGGGGTCTGGGGTCTGTGGTATCTCTGGTGTCTCTGGGATCTGTGGTGTCTCTGGTGTCTGTGGTGTCTCTGGTGTCTGGTGTCTCTGGGGTCTGTGGTGTCTCCGGGGTCTGGGCTCTGCGGTACCGGGTCGCGCTCCATGAGCTCCAGCGCCGCCTGGTGCCGGCGGTACAGCTCGTGCCGCCGATCCACGGAGCTCTGGAATCTGGGGATCTGCCTGGCCGGATCCTGCGGGAAACTCGGCGACCTCACCTGCGGCGCCGGCTTGATGCCGGCCACGAACACGAAGGGCTTGAAGACAGACCTGGGCAGGAGAAGCTGCGATGAGGGAGGAGAACTGTGTGTAGGCGAATccgcggacggctgggacaaggaattctgccaacctgtgTATTCTAAAACGTGTGATTTATTGCAAGGTTTGTGGATACaaaggccttgccttcagccaccagcctgggctggagggaaacaccaaagagagagggagagagaacagcagggggagagctgagagagaagggagagagagagcaaagggcagagggaagagagcaggagagagcaagaggaagaggaagaggaagggtgagagcGAGCCaagagcagcgggaaggagaggaggaagaggtaagagagcgaggtctttgctacaatccattatatctccttttgtgatgaatattctaattttcagtgaccaaccaacacaagacacaaaatcttaCAGAATCTACacacagcctgtaagaactactcTATCACCacactgtgttatattttaaactctaaaaactactctttaaacttctgttttgctacattgacctttggatcctttagccagcagaaagggatttaCTTaatcagaagggattctccttcagccagaccattgttttcaggttatacaggaactaagactcagtatcctacaactcaaagtcagctttcatttctatttccgttattataggtttcatattttcagaatcttttgctaagcaatcctattgataaggtttccctgatcCATCTTCCCCAACACCCGTGGGAACAGCCAACACCCGTGGCCACGCCGGGCTCACCTGGAGGGGTCGGGGGTGGCGGTGAAGAAGTGGACGCAGGGCAGGGCGGGGTCCCGGGGCAGCACGGACACCATGCTGCCGGCCGTGCGGAACCCCTCCGC encodes the following:
- the LRRC46 gene encoding leucine-rich repeat-containing protein 46, whose protein sequence is MAGRGDTVCGAPEEVSPGVTLSDSLIVTRMRCRGPLPTPSIRLDRENISCIGELRRLEGIHSLYLQQNKIQKIENLESFPNLRFLCLARNRIQRVENLQSLPQLSALDLSRNLIQVLDTEELPRSLRILDLTGNECTWQEGYRDQVLGALPQLLQLDSQPIRANAARKEAGRASSSSEEEEEEEEDAGLLLPVLSSSFTVDQGASWGRGHSGHAQGIPGIPILLSVVSSPADFFADVHRELAGRAQRRRRRRKSLEEHQARLLELLERRAVLQRPGQDTARRCQPCPQGTRLSPLPPSCGSQRAPGAIQPPGKGLEKETRAKGAGNG